In the genome of Phycisphaeraceae bacterium, one region contains:
- a CDS encoding WcaF family extracellular polysaccharide biosynthesis acetyltransferase: MSDLVSQNGPGAPGVSDASPSLATGESPGASGGVRTRANIEVVIPTFNEELNLAHALNSVVGWADAVWVVDSESTDRTRAIAEDLGARVVIRPWLGYAKQKNWALENLPIESDWVFILDADESISPELREELLEIARSPVEEVRESGFYVNRLTYFMGKAIRHCGYFPSYNLRFFKHGRAWYEDRDVHEHMVVSGSTRRLRHLMRHEDRRGLEHFIAKHNRYSTLEAREQMRERVRVRKDRAKELERGIALRRFLKHHVQPRLPFAGLWRFVYMYFLRAGFLDGINGLRFCLFLATYDFFISLKLQELKQRGALVNSAVIEAAATQGLAVPEGANATPSGKASDHYAATRAAGSAPAVERRDASRVRHQLTPDPGTHLGQMTPESSPWTTREKLARAVWMVAGKPVFRLSFHNWYGFRAALLRLFGARIGRDVRIRPSAHIEIPWHVTIGDDVTIGDHAILYSLGHITIGARTIVSQYAHLCAGTHDYTDRRFPLLRLPIEVGEDAWICADTFVGPNVKIGKLTVLGARSSTYKSLEAGWVYSGNPAKALKQRELR, translated from the coding sequence GTGAGCGACCTTGTTTCCCAGAACGGCCCGGGTGCGCCCGGGGTTTCGGACGCGTCGCCCTCGCTGGCGACCGGGGAGTCGCCCGGCGCGTCGGGGGGCGTGCGGACGCGCGCGAACATCGAGGTGGTGATCCCGACCTTCAACGAGGAGCTGAACCTGGCGCACGCGCTGAACAGCGTTGTTGGCTGGGCGGACGCGGTGTGGGTGGTGGACAGCGAATCGACGGACCGGACGCGTGCGATCGCGGAGGACCTGGGCGCGCGGGTGGTGATCAGGCCCTGGCTGGGGTACGCGAAGCAGAAGAACTGGGCGCTGGAGAACCTGCCGATCGAGTCGGACTGGGTGTTCATCCTTGACGCGGACGAGTCGATCTCGCCGGAGCTGCGCGAGGAGTTGCTGGAGATCGCGCGTTCGCCGGTGGAGGAGGTGCGTGAGTCTGGTTTCTACGTGAACCGGCTGACCTATTTCATGGGGAAGGCGATCCGTCACTGCGGGTATTTCCCGAGTTACAACCTTCGTTTCTTCAAGCACGGTCGCGCGTGGTACGAGGACCGCGACGTGCACGAGCACATGGTGGTGAGCGGTTCGACGAGGCGGCTGCGTCACCTGATGCGCCACGAGGACCGGCGGGGTCTCGAGCACTTCATCGCGAAGCACAACCGGTACTCGACGCTGGAGGCGCGCGAGCAGATGCGCGAGCGCGTGCGCGTGCGGAAGGACCGGGCGAAGGAGCTGGAGCGCGGGATCGCGCTGCGCCGGTTCCTGAAGCATCACGTGCAGCCGCGCCTGCCCTTCGCCGGGCTGTGGCGGTTCGTGTACATGTATTTCCTTCGCGCCGGCTTCCTGGACGGGATCAACGGGCTTCGGTTCTGCCTGTTCCTGGCGACCTACGACTTTTTCATCTCGCTGAAACTGCAGGAGTTGAAGCAGCGCGGCGCGCTGGTGAACTCGGCGGTGATCGAGGCGGCTGCGACGCAGGGCCTGGCGGTGCCCGAGGGCGCGAACGCGACGCCCAGCGGGAAGGCGAGCGACCATTACGCGGCGACGCGCGCGGCGGGGAGCGCGCCGGCGGTCGAGCGGCGCGACGCGTCGAGGGTGCGTCACCAGCTGACGCCCGATCCCGGGACGCACCTGGGGCAGATGACGCCGGAGAGCAGCCCGTGGACGACGCGCGAGAAGCTGGCGCGCGCGGTGTGGATGGTGGCGGGCAAGCCGGTGTTCCGCCTGTCGTTCCACAACTGGTACGGGTTCCGCGCGGCGCTGCTGCGCCTGTTCGGAGCGCGGATCGGCCGGGACGTGCGCATCCGCCCGAGCGCGCACATCGAGATCCCCTGGCATGTGACCATCGGCGACGACGTGACGATCGGGGACCACGCGATCCTGTACTCGCTGGGGCACATCACCATCGGCGCGCGGACGATCGTGAGCCAGTACGCGCACCTGTGCGCCGGGACGCACGACTACACGGACAGGCGGTTCCCGCTGCTTCGTCTGCCGATCGAGGTGGGCGAGGACGCGTGGATCTGCGCCGACACCTTTGTCGGGCCGAACGTGAAGATCGGGAAGCTGACCGTGCTTGGCGCGCGTTCGAGCACCTACAAGTCGCTGGAGGCGGGCTGGGTGTACTCGGGGAACCCGGCGAAGGCGCTCAAGCAGAGGGAGCTGCGATGA
- a CDS encoding class I SAM-dependent methyltransferase: MRASQPLFRACGVGAGCVTVLDCTAGLLGDALLLAQRGMTVTAYERNPEMAARQREMLESLRDAAAAGEGEFDGPTLARVTLVEADAREALRGIAERGGGFPDVVYIDPMHPERKKGLSAKEMREVREIVGVDEDAGELLAWGLLAAGRRVVVKWPRVGPGLETKMPAWALERFAGVKPAGRIEGRGTRLDVFTPRRRE; this comes from the coding sequence GTGAGGGCCTCGCAGCCGCTGTTTCGCGCGTGCGGCGTGGGGGCGGGGTGCGTCACGGTCCTCGACTGCACCGCCGGGCTGCTGGGCGACGCGCTGCTGCTCGCGCAGCGCGGGATGACGGTGACGGCGTACGAGCGGAACCCCGAGATGGCGGCGCGTCAGCGCGAGATGCTGGAGTCGCTGCGCGACGCGGCGGCGGCGGGCGAGGGGGAGTTCGACGGGCCAACGCTCGCACGCGTGACGCTCGTGGAAGCGGACGCGCGCGAGGCGCTGAGGGGGATCGCGGAACGGGGCGGGGGTTTCCCGGATGTGGTGTACATCGACCCGATGCACCCGGAGCGGAAGAAGGGGCTCAGCGCCAAGGAGATGCGCGAGGTCCGTGAGATCGTGGGTGTGGACGAGGACGCGGGCGAACTGCTGGCGTGGGGCCTGCTGGCGGCGGGGAGGCGCGTGGTGGTGAAGTGGCCGCGGGTCGGACCGGGGCTCGAGACGAAGATGCCGGCGTGGGCCCTGGAGCGGTTCGCGGGCGTGAAGCCGGCGGGGAGGATCGAGGGGCGGGGGACGAGATTGGATGTGTTTACGCCGAGGAGAAGGGAGTAG
- a CDS encoding SRPBCC domain-containing protein encodes MPVKKGKNGERSVEAEVEVPGSPEEVWRAIASGEGISSWFMPSTVEEREGGKVVCSFGPGMDSVATITAWNPPQNFVAETEEGPGKVATEWIVEARGGGKCVVRVVHRWFASTDDWDGEFEGHQYGWSSFFRILRLYLEHFAGQRCVIVPLSAFSKASAPETWRAMKSALTIDEKAQRFASAPGAPVLSGATETIVIDDPELLSVRERSPQIVAALEGMGDENPELLLRLDRPAPGIAHLFVMAMGETTMVSIRFFLYGEEGAAGAEGVQREWGEWLARRFPEGAS; translated from the coding sequence ATGCCAGTGAAGAAGGGAAAGAACGGCGAGCGTTCCGTCGAGGCGGAGGTCGAGGTCCCGGGATCGCCCGAGGAGGTGTGGCGCGCGATCGCGAGCGGCGAGGGCATCTCGTCGTGGTTCATGCCCAGCACTGTTGAAGAGCGCGAGGGCGGGAAGGTCGTGTGCAGTTTCGGCCCCGGGATGGACTCGGTCGCGACGATCACTGCTTGGAACCCGCCGCAGAACTTCGTGGCGGAAACGGAGGAGGGTCCGGGGAAGGTCGCGACGGAGTGGATCGTCGAGGCGCGCGGCGGGGGGAAGTGCGTGGTGCGCGTGGTGCATCGCTGGTTCGCGAGCACCGACGACTGGGACGGGGAGTTCGAGGGTCACCAGTACGGCTGGTCGTCGTTCTTCCGCATCCTGCGGCTGTATCTGGAGCATTTCGCGGGGCAGAGGTGCGTGATCGTCCCGCTGTCGGCGTTCAGCAAGGCGAGCGCGCCGGAGACATGGCGCGCGATGAAGAGCGCGCTGACGATAGACGAGAAGGCGCAGCGCTTCGCGTCTGCGCCGGGAGCGCCGGTGTTGTCTGGCGCGACCGAGACGATCGTGATCGACGACCCGGAGTTGCTGAGTGTTCGAGAGAGGTCGCCGCAGATCGTGGCGGCGCTGGAGGGCATGGGCGACGAGAACCCCGAGTTGCTCTTGCGTCTGGACCGTCCTGCGCCGGGCATCGCGCACCTGTTCGTGATGGCGATGGGCGAGACGACGATGGTGTCGATCCGGTTCTTTCTGTACGGGGAGGAGGGCGCGGCGGGCGCGGAGGGCGTGCAGCGCGAGTGGGGCGAGTGGCTGGCGCGGCGGTTCCCCGAGGGAGCGTCATGA
- a CDS encoding helix-turn-helix transcriptional regulator, which produces MLDVRVIDDPEAAAVALDPMRSRLLAELREPASAAMLAERVGLTRQKVNYHLRSLELHGLVELASKKQWGGLTERLVVATASSYVVSPAALGPVAVDAERAKDRLAASYLIALAARAVREIAGLIRGAEQAGKHLATMSVDTVIRFRSARERAAFSAELTEAVNRLVAKYHDESAEGGRSHRVVLMAHPLPLNETHAPEDASCQ; this is translated from the coding sequence ATGCTGGATGTGCGCGTGATTGATGATCCTGAGGCGGCGGCGGTGGCGCTGGACCCGATGCGGAGCCGGCTGCTCGCGGAACTGCGTGAGCCGGCTTCGGCGGCGATGCTGGCGGAGCGCGTCGGGCTGACGCGCCAGAAGGTGAACTATCACCTGCGCAGTCTGGAACTGCACGGGCTGGTCGAACTCGCGAGCAAGAAGCAGTGGGGCGGTCTGACCGAGCGCCTGGTGGTGGCGACGGCGTCGTCGTATGTCGTCTCGCCCGCGGCGCTGGGGCCGGTGGCGGTCGACGCCGAGCGCGCGAAGGACCGGCTGGCCGCGAGTTATCTGATCGCGCTGGCGGCGCGTGCGGTGCGCGAGATCGCCGGGCTGATCCGCGGCGCGGAGCAGGCCGGCAAGCACCTCGCGACGATGTCGGTCGACACGGTGATCAGGTTCCGCTCGGCGCGCGAGCGTGCCGCGTTCAGCGCGGAACTGACGGAGGCGGTGAATCGCCTCGTCGCGAAGTACCACGATGAGAGCGCGGAGGGGGGGCGGTCGCACCGGGTGGTGCTGATGGCGCATCCCCTGCCGCTGAATGAAACCCATGCACCGGAGGATGCATCATGCCAGTGA
- a CDS encoding nucleotidyl transferase AbiEii/AbiGii toxin family protein, whose protein sequence is MRGLERFRDHFAAFRDRYVLIGGTACDLLMTEAGLPFRATRDLDIVLCVEALDREFAEAFWTFVRAGGYEQRESSAGQKQFYRFQKPRDGSYPAMLELFSRQPDAIEVSGESVLTPIPVDDEVSSLSAILLDEDYYRWIHDGKIEIQGVTLVRAEHLIPLKARAWLDLRSRRDAGEQVDSRSIGKHKRDVFSLIQIIDPAALRDLPDQVRTDINRFIDEVKAEPPDLKSLGIRGVSFEQSIDTLKAVYGLA, encoded by the coding sequence GTGAGAGGTCTCGAGCGATTCCGGGATCACTTCGCCGCGTTCAGGGACCGCTATGTCCTGATCGGTGGCACGGCGTGCGACCTCCTCATGACGGAAGCAGGATTGCCATTCCGAGCCACGCGTGATCTCGACATCGTGCTGTGTGTGGAAGCGCTGGACCGTGAGTTCGCGGAAGCGTTCTGGACGTTCGTGAGAGCAGGGGGCTACGAACAGCGGGAGTCGTCTGCTGGCCAGAAGCAGTTCTACCGATTCCAGAAGCCCCGGGACGGCTCCTACCCGGCCATGCTGGAGTTGTTCTCACGCCAGCCTGATGCGATCGAGGTCTCCGGCGAGAGCGTGCTGACACCGATACCGGTTGACGACGAGGTGTCCAGCCTCTCCGCGATCCTCCTCGACGAAGACTACTACCGCTGGATACATGACGGAAAGATCGAAATCCAGGGCGTAACCCTCGTTCGCGCGGAACACCTGATTCCGCTCAAAGCGAGGGCGTGGCTCGACCTCCGCAGTCGACGAGACGCGGGCGAGCAGGTGGACAGCAGATCGATTGGCAAGCACAAGAGGGATGTATTCAGCCTGATCCAGATCATCGATCCCGCCGCGCTGCGCGATCTCCCGGACCAGGTTCGCACCGACATCAATCGGTTCATTGACGAAGTGAAGGCCGAGCCCCCGGACCTGAAGTCCCTTGGGATCAGGGGGGTCTCATTCGAGCAGTCGATCGACACGCTCAAGGCAGTGTACGGGCTTGCATGA
- a CDS encoding sulfotransferase — protein sequence MSERAGRARLDRPIIIVGAHRSGTTFLGGVIAQHPGVAFWEEPRHVWTMGHGYRKDDVLTARDASARIARKITETFASYTAERGRARFAEKTPSNCLRLEFIEAIFPDAVYVHIYRDGRAVVSSTMKMLGNKPQGKWVVERLKGTPIWEWPAYAPRAARTIGRKLLGKDMSFWGPRPPGWREWVKRDPAHVRLARQWVGTVEPTLAFRERVDPSRWLDAPYERVVTDPAGWATRVLEHAGLEVDAGTLEYIRREADAGRRETWREALSDSMLEEMRPVMEPTMRRFGYAW from the coding sequence ATGTCTGAGCGCGCGGGCCGCGCCCGTCTGGACAGGCCGATCATCATCGTGGGCGCGCACCGCTCGGGGACGACCTTTCTTGGCGGCGTGATCGCGCAGCACCCTGGCGTGGCGTTCTGGGAGGAGCCGCGTCATGTGTGGACGATGGGGCACGGGTATAGGAAGGACGACGTGCTGACGGCGCGCGACGCTTCGGCGCGGATCGCGCGGAAGATCACGGAGACCTTCGCGTCGTACACGGCGGAGCGCGGGCGTGCGCGCTTCGCGGAGAAGACGCCCAGTAACTGCCTGCGTCTGGAGTTCATCGAGGCGATCTTCCCGGACGCGGTGTATGTGCACATCTATCGCGACGGTCGCGCGGTGGTGTCGTCGACGATGAAGATGCTGGGGAACAAGCCGCAGGGCAAGTGGGTGGTTGAGCGCCTGAAGGGCACGCCGATCTGGGAGTGGCCGGCGTACGCGCCGCGTGCCGCGCGCACGATCGGGAGGAAGTTGCTGGGGAAGGACATGAGTTTCTGGGGGCCCAGGCCGCCGGGCTGGCGCGAGTGGGTGAAGCGTGATCCTGCGCATGTTCGTCTGGCGCGTCAGTGGGTTGGCACGGTGGAGCCGACGCTGGCGTTCCGGGAGCGTGTGGACCCGTCGAGGTGGCTGGACGCGCCGTACGAGCGGGTCGTGACGGACCCGGCGGGGTGGGCGACGCGCGTGCTGGAGCACGCCGGGCTCGAGGTCGACGCCGGGACGCTGGAGTACATCCGACGCGAGGCGGACGCGGGTCGTCGCGAGACATGGCGCGAGGCGCTGAGCGACTCGATGCTGGAGGAGATGCGCCCGGTGATGGAGCCGACGATGCGTCGGTTCGGCTATGCGTGGTGA
- a CDS encoding WcaF family extracellular polysaccharide biosynthesis acetyltransferase, protein MSGAPHETGGGGASGAVDPLARRVSPYSFRQKVMRVLWMVVGQPVMRMTFHNWYGMRWWWVRLFGARLGPGVRLRPTVKIEQPWNLTIGENSFVGDHVILYCLGPVTIGKNVSVSQYAHLCAGSHDYRRPDLPLLRPPVTIEDDVWVAADAFIGPGVTVGRGAVIGARASVFKDLQGGKVYGGEPARALRDRTSWAPDRGESDV, encoded by the coding sequence ATGAGCGGCGCGCCTCACGAGACGGGCGGCGGTGGCGCGAGCGGGGCGGTCGATCCGCTGGCGCGGCGCGTGAGCCCGTATTCGTTCCGCCAGAAGGTGATGCGCGTGCTGTGGATGGTCGTGGGGCAGCCCGTGATGCGCATGACCTTCCATAACTGGTATGGCATGCGCTGGTGGTGGGTGCGCCTGTTCGGGGCGAGACTGGGCCCGGGGGTGCGTCTGCGTCCGACGGTGAAGATCGAACAGCCCTGGAACCTGACGATCGGGGAGAACTCGTTCGTCGGCGACCACGTGATCCTGTACTGCCTTGGTCCGGTGACGATCGGGAAGAACGTGAGCGTGAGCCAGTACGCGCACCTGTGCGCCGGGAGCCACGACTACCGGCGTCCGGACCTGCCGCTGCTGCGTCCGCCCGTGACGATCGAGGACGATGTGTGGGTTGCTGCGGACGCGTTCATCGGCCCCGGTGTGACGGTGGGTCGCGGCGCGGTGATCGGCGCGCGAGCGAGCGTGTTCAAGGACCTGCAGGGCGGGAAGGTCTATGGGGGCGAGCCGGCGCGCGCGTTGCGCGATCGGACGAGCTGGGCGCCCGATCGGGGCGAGAGCGATGTCTGA